A section of the Clostridium omnivorum genome encodes:
- a CDS encoding heavy-metal-associated domain-containing protein has product MKSVIKVGNMRTIQDVGVIRNAIANNEGVLACQVNKEKQEVDVVYDTYFVTLEDLIASLEDMGYTVL; this is encoded by the coding sequence ATGAAGTCAGTAATTAAAGTAGGGAACATGAGAACTATACAGGATGTTGGCGTTATAAGAAATGCCATAGCCAATAATGAAGGCGTTTTAGCTTGTCAAGTAAATAAGGAGAAGCAGGAAGTGGACGTTGTGTATGATACCTACTTTGTGACATTAGAGGATTTAATAGCATCTCTAGAGGATATGGGATATACAGTGTTATAA
- a CDS encoding DUF362 domain-containing protein produces the protein MAYKITDSCVSCGACASECPVSCISQGDSIFVIDADSCIDCGNCANVCPVGAPVQE, from the coding sequence ATGGCATATAAAATAACTGATTCTTGCGTTAGCTGTGGAGCATGTGCTTCAGAATGTCCTGTTAGCTGCATAAGCCAAGGAGACAGCATATTTGTTATAGATGCAGATAGCTGCATCGATTGCGGAAACTGTGCTAATGTTTGCCCAGTAGGAGCACCAGTTCAAGAATAA
- a CDS encoding cob(I)yrinic acid a,c-diamide adenosyltransferase, which yields MDKIYTKTGDKGTTSNLLGKTLSKADEDINLNGGVDEINSYVGYLRSKIGKVGYKEEDLKYIDGVLREIQYHLYLIGVEISTEFSEEHITSDEVKFLEANIDKFTDSTEQMKSFIYYSGSEACTLAHVIRTTTRRIERDFVRTFHGRQYPVCYQYINRLSDFFFSLARYFNGLENIPDEPITIR from the coding sequence ATGGATAAGATATATACTAAAACAGGTGATAAAGGAACAACTTCAAATTTACTTGGAAAGACTCTTTCTAAAGCTGACGAAGATATTAATCTTAATGGCGGTGTTGATGAAATAAACAGTTATGTGGGCTATTTGAGAAGTAAAATAGGAAAAGTGGGCTATAAGGAAGAGGATTTAAAATATATAGATGGTGTTTTGAGAGAAATACAGTATCACCTATATCTAATTGGAGTAGAAATATCTACAGAGTTTTCCGAGGAGCATATAACCAGCGATGAGGTAAAGTTTCTAGAGGCTAATATAGATAAATTTACAGATAGTACAGAGCAAATGAAATCCTTTATCTATTATTCTGGCAGTGAAGCCTGCACACTTGCACATGTTATAAGAACTACAACTAGAAGAATTGAGAGAGATTTTGTGAGAACTTTTCATGGCAGACAATATCCAGTTTGTTATCAATATATCAATAGATTATCAGATTTTTTCTTTTCTCTAGCTAGATATTTTAATGGATTAGAGAATATACCAGATGAGCCAATAACCATAAGATAG
- a CDS encoding HAD family hydrolase, with product MIKNVVFDIGNVLINFKPFEFLRERFADEAVVQAVYSTIFESKEWPELDRGTITEEQATENFCRYCSEYEEEIRKVMREWHSMLTPIEATVDIFKELKQKGYKIYVLSNYHMKAFESTYNNNEFFKLADGMVVSHRINMLKPEPEIYDFLLKEYSLNAQETLFIDDTLANVEGANKAGIETIFFKSAEALREKLKGLKLL from the coding sequence GTGATAAAAAATGTAGTATTTGATATTGGAAATGTGTTAATAAATTTTAAGCCTTTTGAGTTTCTAAGAGAGAGATTTGCAGATGAAGCTGTAGTTCAAGCTGTTTACAGTACCATATTTGAGAGTAAGGAATGGCCCGAACTAGATAGAGGTACAATCACTGAAGAACAGGCTACTGAAAATTTTTGCAGGTATTGTTCTGAATATGAAGAGGAAATTAGGAAAGTTATGAGAGAATGGCATTCAATGCTGACTCCAATTGAGGCTACAGTTGATATTTTTAAGGAGCTTAAACAGAAGGGCTACAAGATATATGTATTATCTAATTATCATATGAAGGCCTTTGAGAGTACATATAATAATAATGAGTTTTTTAAACTAGCTGATGGCATGGTGGTTTCACATAGAATAAATATGCTTAAGCCAGAGCCTGAAATTTATGATTTTCTTCTTAAGGAATATAGCTTAAATGCACAGGAAACTTTATTTATAGATGATACTCTAGCTAATGTTGAAGGAGCAAACAAGGCAGGTATAGAAACAATATTCTTTAAAAGTGCTGAAGCACTAAGAGAAAAGCTAAAAGGCCTAAAGCTGTTATAA